One genomic segment of Francisella persica ATCC VR-331 includes these proteins:
- a CDS encoding alpha/beta hydrolase family protein, with amino-acid sequence MKKTTFLSLILFCCLGHGNVVYSITWKTADVVRDFKTKYFCNKNLSKQDCDKNINNIQQYGIDINSLGNTDIKNIKLDKIIYQTTNTFAATGKITSKVSGLLMLPETDSPKGVVLYYHHTIFDNAGVPSNFSKDNQTSLIFDVTYAAIYAANGYIVVAPDYIGQGDDYKNYHPYVLYPKQTVNTAVDLLNDVSNEIRKKYNLDASATLNLFSVGYSEGGGYSIWSAKCLGWQGNCQGVNKLDKLYKYRAAAGLSGAYDISHTTLGFMIDNNDSQKYALHNKLATSMLKPGLMVNTLISYLHYSNISKTISINDFDKGFFEMQCSIFPQEKCNIAGKHYTLDSLFLQKHILNKDFAGAIFNSALYKKYPHQQSASHYAIPTGNNSMYDLFNDKIFSNPELIKTMKAADIVDFGEKTRTPLYLFALKEDSIVTRLNYDKFMKNANAIVNGFVLDNNKILTNTIDWLPIKLDINEVDHVTVETYANLFAYNYINDMNNVYS; translated from the coding sequence ATGAAAAAAACTACATTTTTAAGCTTAATTCTGTTTTGTTGTTTGGGTCATGGCAATGTTGTATACTCCATTACTTGGAAAACAGCAGATGTAGTAAGAGACTTCAAAACAAAATACTTTTGTAATAAAAACCTCTCTAAACAAGACTGTGATAAAAATATTAACAATATTCAACAATACGGTATTGATATTAATTCGTTAGGAAATACTGATATCAAAAATATTAAACTTGATAAGATAATATATCAAACAACAAATACTTTTGCTGCAACAGGTAAGATTACCTCAAAAGTATCTGGATTACTAATGTTGCCTGAAACTGATTCACCTAAAGGTGTCGTCTTATACTATCACCACACTATATTTGATAATGCCGGTGTACCATCAAACTTTAGTAAGGATAATCAAACAAGCCTTATTTTTGATGTTACTTATGCTGCGATATATGCAGCAAATGGCTATATTGTTGTTGCACCAGATTATATTGGTCAAGGCGATGACTACAAAAATTATCATCCATATGTTTTATACCCTAAACAGACCGTAAATACAGCGGTAGATTTACTAAATGATGTTAGTAATGAAATCCGTAAAAAATATAATCTAGATGCTAGTGCTACACTTAATCTCTTCTCAGTAGGCTATTCAGAAGGTGGTGGATACTCAATATGGAGCGCTAAGTGCTTAGGGTGGCAAGGTAATTGCCAAGGTGTCAATAAATTAGATAAGCTATACAAATATAGAGCTGCTGCAGGTTTAAGTGGTGCATATGATATTAGTCATACAACTCTAGGTTTTATGATTGATAATAATGATTCACAAAAATATGCTCTACATAATAAGCTTGCTACATCAATGCTAAAACCAGGCTTAATGGTTAATACATTGATAAGCTATCTACATTATAGCAATATATCAAAAACCATTTCTATCAATGACTTTGATAAAGGTTTCTTTGAAATGCAATGCTCTATTTTCCCACAAGAAAAATGTAATATCGCTGGCAAGCATTATACTTTAGACTCACTATTCCTACAAAAACACATCCTAAATAAAGATTTTGCTGGTGCGATATTTAATAGTGCTTTATACAAAAAATATCCTCATCAACAATCAGCTTCTCATTATGCTATACCAACTGGTAATAACTCAATGTATGACCTATTTAATGATAAAATTTTCTCTAATCCAGAACTTATAAAAACTATGAAAGCTGCAGATATAGTTGATTTTGGTGAGAAAACTAGAACGCCTTTATACTTATTTGCTCTTAAGGAAGATTCTATAGTTACCCGACTTAATTATGATAAATTCATGAAAAACGCTAATGCAATCGTTAATGGTTTTGTTTTAGATAATAATAAAATTCTAACTAATACTATAGATTGGCTACCTATTAAACTAGATATAAATGAGGTTGATCACGTCACAGTTGAGACCTATGCTAATCTTTTTGCCTATAATTATATAAATGATATGAACAATGTGTATTCATAA
- a CDS encoding ribonucleoside-diphosphate reductase subunit alpha encodes MSNQSYLGINIDLSRDHELSEQAQQLLTNYYCLQNEPSPQYAFARASVAYSFGDMNLAQRVYDAAAKGWFMFASPVLSNAPLPGAKVKSLPISCFLSYVPDSLEGLIEHSSELRWLSVKGGGVGGHWSSVRAVSDKAPGPIPFMHTVDADMVAYRQGKTRKGSYAAYMDVSHPDIIEFLGIRVPTGDVNRKCLNLHHAVNLTDDFMQAVSNDQDWKLIDPDDKTVRDVIKARRIWETILETRYRTGEPYLNFIDTANRALPKAQKNLGLTIKGSNLCNEIHLVTDEKRTAVCCLSSVNLEKYDEWKDTSIIKDLIRFLDNVLQFFIDHAGDEIAKARYSASRERSLGLGAMGFHSYLQLHRVPFESQRAKEINEEIFKHIKEQALEETLILGAEKGEAPDMAGTGRRNAHLLAIAPNANSSLILNTSPSIEPWKANAFTSRTRVGSHLTKNKYLEQELEKIGKNTEEVWSGIITNGGSVQQLDFFCKELKEVFKTAIEMDQVWLVYLGGERQKHLCQGQSLNVFFPAGASREYLHKVHFNAWKYGCKGLYYLRTETSNRAENISKKVEKKRLVEFSELKQSENECIACEG; translated from the coding sequence ATGTCTAATCAAAGTTATCTTGGCATTAATATTGATTTATCTAGAGATCACGAGCTTTCAGAGCAAGCTCAGCAACTACTGACAAATTATTATTGCTTACAAAATGAACCCTCTCCACAATATGCTTTTGCAAGAGCATCTGTTGCTTACTCTTTTGGGGATATGAATCTAGCTCAGCGTGTTTATGATGCTGCAGCTAAAGGTTGGTTTATGTTCGCTTCACCTGTACTTTCTAATGCCCCACTTCCAGGTGCAAAAGTCAAATCCTTACCTATTAGTTGTTTTTTATCTTATGTACCAGACTCACTAGAAGGGCTAATTGAGCATTCATCTGAACTTAGATGGTTATCTGTAAAAGGTGGTGGAGTCGGTGGACATTGGTCTAGCGTACGCGCGGTATCTGATAAAGCTCCTGGACCTATCCCATTTATGCATACAGTAGATGCAGATATGGTTGCCTATAGACAAGGTAAAACTCGTAAAGGTTCATATGCTGCATACATGGATGTATCACACCCAGATATAATCGAGTTTTTAGGTATTCGCGTACCTACAGGTGATGTCAATAGAAAATGTCTAAACCTACATCATGCTGTGAATCTTACTGATGACTTTATGCAAGCAGTCTCAAATGATCAAGATTGGAAGCTTATTGATCCAGATGACAAAACAGTAAGAGATGTTATCAAAGCTCGTAGAATTTGGGAAACTATATTAGAAACACGTTATCGTACAGGTGAACCATACCTAAACTTTATTGACACAGCTAACAGAGCTTTACCAAAAGCTCAAAAAAATCTTGGTTTGACAATCAAAGGCTCAAATCTATGTAATGAGATTCACCTAGTTACAGATGAAAAACGTACAGCTGTATGCTGCTTATCTTCTGTAAATTTAGAAAAATATGATGAATGGAAAGATACTTCTATTATCAAAGATCTAATTAGATTTTTAGATAATGTATTACAGTTTTTTATAGATCATGCTGGTGATGAAATTGCCAAAGCTAGATATAGTGCTTCACGTGAAAGAAGTCTAGGTCTAGGGGCTATGGGTTTTCATTCTTATTTACAGCTTCATCGTGTGCCTTTTGAATCTCAAAGAGCAAAAGAAATTAATGAAGAGATATTCAAACATATAAAAGAGCAAGCTCTAGAAGAAACTCTTATACTTGGTGCAGAAAAAGGCGAAGCACCAGATATGGCTGGTACTGGACGTAGAAATGCTCATTTACTTGCTATAGCTCCTAATGCCAATAGTTCACTTATTTTGAATACATCTCCAAGTATTGAACCTTGGAAAGCAAATGCCTTTACCTCTAGAACACGAGTTGGCTCACACCTAACTAAAAATAAATATCTAGAACAAGAGCTAGAAAAAATTGGTAAAAATACTGAGGAAGTTTGGTCAGGTATTATTACTAATGGCGGCTCAGTTCAACAACTAGATTTTTTTTGTAAAGAGTTAAAAGAAGTCTTCAAAACTGCCATTGAAATGGATCAAGTTTGGTTGGTCTACCTAGGTGGTGAGCGCCAAAAACATCTATGCCAAGGACAATCATTAAATGTATTTTTCCCAGCTGGAGCTTCACGTGAATATCTTCACAAAGTACACTTTAATGCTTGGAAATATGGTTGTAAAGGTTTATATTACCTAAGAACAGAAACTTCAAATAGAGCTGAAAATATTTCTAAAAAAGTTGAGAAAAAAAGACTTGTTGAGTTCTCAGAGCTTAAGCAGTCAGAAAATGAGTGTATCGCTTGTGAAGGATAA
- a CDS encoding MauE/DoxX family redox-associated membrane protein yields the protein MSKQQAVIYRMVTDKHVCPFGIKAKDLLRHKGYIIEDIHLKDRQQVEEFKNKYNVKTTPQIFISGNRIGGYNDLVNFFGLVKDKQAKSYKPVIAVLVMTFVLALSFSYFILGNIFDLLTIKLFMGLSIAFLATLKLQNLDSFVNQFITYDLLAMRYLRYAYIYPFAEAFVGIAIIASIFMILAAAIAIFIGLIGAVSVFYAVYIQRRELKCACVGGNSNIPLGFLSLIENVMIIAIGIFMLFL from the coding sequence ATGAGTAAACAACAAGCAGTAATTTATAGAATGGTGACAGATAAACACGTTTGTCCTTTTGGTATCAAAGCTAAGGATTTACTAAGACACAAAGGCTATATCATAGAAGATATTCATCTTAAGGATAGACAACAGGTAGAGGAGTTTAAAAATAAATACAACGTCAAAACTACTCCACAAATATTTATAAGTGGTAATAGGATTGGCGGCTATAATGATTTAGTTAATTTTTTTGGTTTAGTAAAAGATAAACAAGCAAAATCATATAAACCTGTAATAGCAGTTTTGGTGATGACTTTTGTATTAGCTCTATCATTTAGTTATTTTATTCTAGGCAATATATTTGATTTATTAACTATAAAATTATTTATGGGGCTAAGTATTGCATTTCTAGCGACATTGAAGCTTCAAAACTTAGATAGTTTTGTTAATCAGTTTATAACTTATGATCTCTTAGCAATGCGTTACTTAAGATATGCATATATTTATCCATTTGCAGAAGCTTTTGTCGGTATAGCCATTATCGCATCAATTTTTATGATTCTCGCTGCAGCAATAGCTATATTTATAGGCTTAATAGGTGCTGTTTCTGTTTTTTATGCTGTTTATATACAAAGGCGTGAGCTTAAATGTGCGTGCGTAGGTGGTAATAGCAATATTCCTTTAGGATTTTTATCTTTAATAGAGAATGTCATGATAATAGCTATAGGTATATTCATGTTGTTTTTATAA
- the mdh gene encoding malate dehydrogenase produces the protein MVRKKIALVGAGNIGGTLAHLALIKQLGDVVLFDIAQGIPQGKALDLLQTCPIEGVDFKVRGTNDYKDLENSDIVIVTAGVPRKPGMSRDDLLGINIKVMQAVGEGIKYNCPNAFVICITNPLDIMVNMLQKFSGVPDNKIVGMAGVLDSARFRIFLADELNVSVQQVQAYVMGGHGDTMVPLTKMSNVAGVSLEQLVKEGKLKQERLDAIVSRTRSGGGEIVALLKTGSAYYAPAAASIQMAESFLKDKKMILPCAAKVKAGMYGLDEDLFVGVPTKISANGVRPIEVKISDKEREQLQISINAVKDLNKAAAEILSK, from the coding sequence ATGGTTAGAAAAAAAATAGCACTTGTTGGTGCTGGTAACATTGGTGGTACACTGGCTCACTTAGCACTTATCAAGCAATTAGGTGATGTAGTTCTTTTTGATATTGCTCAAGGTATACCTCAAGGTAAAGCACTTGACTTATTACAGACTTGCCCTATCGAGGGAGTTGATTTTAAAGTTAGAGGTACAAATGATTACAAAGACCTAGAAAATTCTGATATCGTGATCGTAACAGCTGGTGTTCCAAGAAAGCCGGGGATGTCTCGTGATGATCTACTAGGCATTAATATAAAAGTTATGCAAGCAGTCGGTGAAGGTATTAAATACAACTGCCCTAATGCTTTTGTCATATGTATCACTAACCCGCTAGATATTATGGTAAATATGTTGCAAAAATTTTCAGGAGTACCAGATAATAAAATAGTTGGTATGGCTGGTGTATTAGATTCTGCCAGATTCAGAATATTCTTAGCTGATGAGCTAAATGTATCTGTACAACAAGTACAAGCATATGTGATGGGTGGTCATGGTGATACTATGGTTCCTCTAACTAAAATGTCGAATGTTGCTGGTGTATCACTAGAGCAGTTAGTTAAAGAAGGCAAACTTAAACAAGAGCGCTTAGATGCCATAGTATCTAGAACTAGAAGTGGTGGTGGCGAAATTGTTGCTTTACTTAAAACAGGTTCAGCATACTATGCTCCAGCTGCTGCAAGTATTCAAATGGCAGAGAGCTTCTTAAAAGATAAAAAGATGATTCTACCATGTGCTGCTAAAGTAAAAGCTGGTATGTATGGCCTTGATGAGGATTTATTTGTTGGTGTTCCAACTAAAATTTCTGCAAATGGTGTCAGACCTATAGAAGTAAAGATTTCTGATAAAGAAAGAGAACAATTACAAATATCTATAAATGCTGTAAAAGACCTTAACAAAGCAGCTGCTGAAATTTTATCAAAATAA
- a CDS encoding peroxiredoxin produces MVLVGKKAPVFNAPAVLGNGEIVDSYDFAKAIQGKYAVVVFYPLDFTFVCPSELIALDKRTAKLKELGVEVISISIDSHFTHNAWRNTPINDGGIGPVKYTMVADINQEIVKAYDVQSAGGMAFRGTFLIDKSGVVRHQVVNDLPLGRNMDEVIRMVEALQFHEEHGEVCPAGWKKGNQGMKASPQGVAEYLSDHLTDL; encoded by the coding sequence ATGGTATTAGTAGGTAAAAAAGCACCGGTATTTAATGCCCCAGCTGTTTTAGGTAATGGCGAGATTGTTGATAGTTATGATTTTGCAAAAGCTATTCAAGGTAAGTATGCTGTTGTGGTATTCTATCCATTAGATTTCACATTTGTATGCCCATCTGAGCTTATCGCTTTAGATAAAAGAACAGCTAAGCTTAAAGAGCTTGGTGTAGAAGTTATTTCTATATCAATTGACTCACATTTTACTCATAATGCTTGGAGAAATACGCCAATAAATGATGGAGGTATTGGTCCAGTTAAATATACTATGGTTGCTGATATTAACCAAGAAATCGTTAAAGCGTATGATGTGCAATCTGCTGGTGGCATGGCATTTAGAGGTACTTTCTTAATCGATAAGTCTGGTGTGGTACGTCATCAAGTAGTTAATGATCTACCATTAGGTAGAAATATGGATGAAGTTATCAGAATGGTAGAAGCTTTACAATTCCACGAAGAGCATGGAGAAGTTTGTCCAGCAGGTTGGAAGAAAGGTAATCAAGGCATGAAAGCTTCTCCTCAAGGTGTTGCTGAGTATCTATCTGATCACCTTACAGATCTATAA
- the dnaQ gene encoding DNA polymerase III subunit epsilon has protein sequence MLRQVFIDTETTGFDYKIGNRIIEFGAVEVINRRITGNTLHFYCNPNYKVESGALAIHGLTNEFLADKPLFEDKVDEMINFLKDAEVIVHNAAFDVPFINWELSLLKNNKHGTLEQNVTKIIDSLELARKKHPLQKNNLDALCKRYQIRNDNRTFHGALLDSGLLADVYLAMTGGQTNLSLQTVKTVSKNSIDIDVNKLNLRKADDSISDITTHHSYLSNLLKLEEDAQW, from the coding sequence ATGTTACGACAAGTTTTCATAGATACTGAGACAACTGGTTTTGATTATAAGATTGGTAATAGGATTATTGAGTTTGGTGCAGTTGAAGTTATTAATAGAAGGATCACAGGAAATACACTACATTTCTACTGTAATCCAAATTATAAAGTTGAATCTGGAGCTTTAGCTATTCATGGCCTTACAAATGAATTTCTTGCAGATAAGCCTCTTTTTGAAGATAAAGTTGATGAAATGATTAATTTTCTAAAAGATGCTGAAGTGATAGTTCATAATGCGGCTTTTGATGTACCATTTATTAATTGGGAACTTAGCCTTTTAAAAAATAATAAGCATGGAACACTAGAGCAAAATGTTACTAAAATTATCGATAGCCTTGAGTTAGCTAGAAAAAAACATCCTCTCCAGAAAAATAATCTTGATGCATTATGTAAGAGATATCAAATTAGAAATGATAATCGTACTTTTCATGGTGCATTACTAGATAGTGGGCTTTTAGCTGATGTTTACCTAGCTATGACAGGTGGGCAGACTAACCTAAGCCTTCAAACAGTCAAAACAGTAAGTAAAAATAGTATTGATATTGATGTTAATAAACTAAACTTACGCAAAGCTGATGACAGTATTAGCGATATTACTACACATCATAGTTATCTTAGCAACTTACTAAAACTAGAAGAGGATGCTCAATGGTAA
- the cmk gene encoding (d)CMP kinase has protein sequence MNNSKIITIDGPSGVGKGTLAKALAKYYDFKLLDSGAIYRLAALYCFKNNTDLENEDNVCKTLSNLNISFKIEDILVKVFLSNQDVTKEIRTEQTGMLASKVAAYPAVRAILLDKQREFATEQGLVADGRDMGTVIFPQAQYKFFLDASTEITAKRRYDELKSKGQNPDFEKILADIKQRDFQDRNRKVAPLRPANDAIIVDTSELSTKEVLDTVIKHIKI, from the coding sequence ATGAACAATTCTAAGATTATTACAATTGATGGACCAAGCGGCGTTGGCAAAGGTACTTTAGCAAAGGCTCTAGCAAAATATTACGATTTTAAGCTACTAGATAGTGGTGCTATTTATAGACTAGCTGCTCTATACTGTTTCAAAAATAATACTGATCTTGAAAATGAAGATAATGTCTGTAAGACTTTAAGTAATTTAAACATCAGTTTCAAAATTGAAGATATTTTAGTTAAGGTATTTCTATCTAATCAAGATGTAACTAAAGAGATACGTACTGAACAAACAGGAATGCTTGCTTCAAAAGTTGCTGCTTACCCTGCTGTTAGAGCTATACTTTTAGACAAGCAAAGAGAGTTTGCTACTGAACAAGGTTTGGTTGCTGATGGTAGAGATATGGGAACAGTGATTTTTCCACAAGCCCAATATAAATTCTTTCTTGATGCTAGTACGGAGATTACAGCTAAACGCAGATACGACGAACTAAAATCTAAAGGTCAAAACCCTGACTTTGAAAAAATTTTAGCAGATATTAAACAAAGAGATTTTCAAGATCGTAACCGTAAAGTAGCACCACTAAGGCCTGCAAATGATGCTATAATAGTAGATACTTCAGAGCTTTCTACAAAAGAAGTACTTGATACCGTTATTAAGCACATAAAGATTTAA
- a CDS encoding HAD family hydrolase, translated as MLLPVHKNTKLLIFDCDGTIANNMDIHINAWLNVLKNTKVEFELVDFEKYNGLPSEYILKEVFNLDDNQTPKIADKIKKTTYELLNQTKPIEPIVDLIKHYHNKMPMLVLSGSKKLNVYKSLDVLGLRDFFDEIITTDDNHPSKNTPAAFTMLADKYNLRPRECHVFEDGIPGLISALQAGMTVTDVRNIELD; from the coding sequence ATGCTTTTACCTGTTCATAAAAATACTAAACTACTAATTTTTGATTGTGATGGTACTATTGCAAATAATATGGATATCCATATAAATGCATGGCTTAATGTTTTAAAAAATACAAAAGTCGAATTTGAGTTAGTAGACTTTGAGAAATATAATGGTCTGCCTAGCGAATATATCCTAAAAGAAGTTTTTAACTTAGATGATAATCAAACACCTAAAATAGCGGATAAAATTAAAAAAACAACCTATGAACTACTAAATCAAACAAAGCCTATCGAACCTATAGTTGATTTAATTAAGCACTATCATAACAAAATGCCTATGCTGGTGTTATCTGGCAGTAAAAAATTAAATGTATATAAATCTCTTGATGTGCTGGGGCTTAGAGATTTTTTTGATGAGATTATTACTACTGATGATAATCATCCAAGTAAAAATACTCCAGCGGCATTTACTATGCTTGCAGATAAATATAACCTAAGACCTCGAGAATGCCATGTGTTTGAAGATGGTATTCCAGGGCTTATCAGCGCTTTACAAGCTGGTATGACAGTTACAGATGTTAGAAATATTGAATTAGATTAA
- the coq7 gene encoding 2-polyprenyl-3-methyl-6-methoxy-1,4-benzoquinone monooxygenase, producing the protein MRKLSLLDMLIEEFDSYARFTKAPLNPNRKSPSSNTSDVKLSEVEKKHSAGLMRVDYTGEICAQGLYRGQASVAKSVQTKEHLYHAADEEYDHLAWCGERLEELGARPSLLNPFWYWASFGIGAVAGSISDSLSYGFVVETEKQVMKHIDSHLKSLPLNDNRSREILKQMYIDEAEHAVEAEKAGGKKLPKAVKAIMKLQSKVMTTLAYRF; encoded by the coding sequence ATGAGAAAGTTATCACTTTTAGACATGCTTATTGAAGAGTTTGACAGTTATGCTAGATTTACAAAGGCACCACTAAATCCGAATAGAAAATCTCCTAGTAGTAATACTTCAGATGTTAAGTTATCTGAAGTCGAAAAGAAACATTCAGCTGGATTGATGAGAGTTGATTATACTGGTGAAATTTGTGCTCAAGGTTTATATAGAGGCCAAGCTAGTGTGGCGAAATCAGTACAAACAAAAGAACATCTATATCATGCTGCCGATGAAGAGTATGATCATTTGGCATGGTGTGGAGAGAGACTTGAAGAACTAGGAGCTAGACCTAGTTTACTTAATCCGTTTTGGTATTGGGCGTCGTTTGGTATTGGTGCCGTTGCTGGATCTATTAGTGATAGCTTAAGCTATGGTTTTGTAGTTGAGACTGAAAAGCAAGTAATGAAGCACATTGACTCGCATTTAAAAAGTTTGCCTTTAAATGATAACCGCTCACGAGAAATTCTCAAACAGATGTATATTGATGAGGCAGAACATGCCGTTGAGGCAGAAAAAGCAGGTGGTAAGAAATTACCTAAAGCTGTAAAAGCTATTATGAAATTACAATCAAAAGTAATGACTACTCTTGCATATAGATTTTAG
- the oxyR gene encoding oxidative stress transcriptional regulator OxyR, protein MNTRTLEYIISVYETKSFITASEKCFVSQPALSMQIKKFEEYIGIQIFERGTKQVLITKSGMKIVNQAYKILDEVNNLKKIAEPLLENGKISISIGAFPTLCPYLMPKILPAIKRDFPNLSIAIVEEKTDILVKMLDQGKIDFALLTTPTENYQFKRKKVFDDKFYVAVAKTNPLAKNKQICVKEIVQHNLMLLDEGHCLRDQTLKLCALQEFNNNDFKGSSLETLRQMVSIDEGITLVPKIACTKAENVKYINIDSRDFFREIDLVMRKSSIYADLFNKIAKIISNNY, encoded by the coding sequence ATGAACACCCGTACTCTTGAATATATAATTTCTGTGTATGAAACTAAAAGCTTTATTACAGCGTCAGAAAAATGTTTTGTCAGCCAACCTGCACTAAGTATGCAAATAAAGAAATTTGAAGAATATATTGGTATTCAAATCTTTGAGCGTGGTACAAAACAAGTCTTGATAACTAAATCAGGAATGAAAATTGTAAACCAAGCATATAAAATTCTTGATGAAGTAAATAATCTTAAGAAAATTGCTGAACCTCTTTTAGAGAATGGTAAAATCAGTATTTCAATTGGTGCATTTCCAACTCTATGTCCATACTTAATGCCTAAAATTCTCCCTGCTATCAAGCGAGATTTTCCTAATCTAAGTATTGCTATAGTTGAAGAAAAAACAGACATTCTCGTTAAAATGCTTGATCAAGGTAAAATAGATTTTGCCTTACTAACAACACCTACCGAAAACTACCAATTCAAAAGAAAAAAAGTCTTTGATGATAAATTTTATGTAGCTGTAGCTAAGACTAATCCATTAGCAAAAAATAAGCAAATATGTGTAAAAGAGATAGTTCAGCACAACCTTATGCTTCTTGATGAAGGCCATTGCCTTAGAGATCAAACTCTTAAGCTCTGCGCATTACAAGAGTTTAATAATAATGATTTTAAAGGCAGTAGCCTAGAGACCCTAAGACAAATGGTATCTATCGATGAAGGTATAACTCTAGTCCCTAAGATTGCTTGTACTAAGGCTGAAAACGTTAAATATATTAATATTGACAGTAGAGATTTCTTTAGGGAAATAGATTTAGTTATGCGTAAAAGCTCAATATATGCAGATCTATTTAACAAGATAGCTAAAATAATTTCAAATAATTATTAG
- a CDS encoding M15 family metallopeptidase: MVRKIIFPEAKQRDLVSAGKDFFGRDLLLEKNTYKAWLALKQAAANDGVSLFIVSGFRSYEYQQKIIDRKLASGQTLEQIMKVNALPGESEHHTGRAIDLTTGDEKEVLTESFEKTYAFEWLTKNAYKYGFKLSFPRNNDYGFVYEPWHWCYHNEKS, translated from the coding sequence ATGGTAAGAAAAATAATTTTCCCAGAGGCCAAACAGCGTGATCTTGTTTCAGCAGGTAAAGATTTTTTTGGTCGAGATTTACTTTTAGAGAAAAATACTTATAAAGCGTGGTTAGCTCTGAAACAAGCAGCAGCTAATGACGGTGTTAGTCTATTTATAGTTTCAGGCTTTAGAAGCTATGAGTATCAGCAGAAAATTATAGATAGAAAACTTGCTAGTGGACAGACTTTAGAACAAATTATGAAAGTAAATGCTTTGCCAGGAGAAAGTGAACATCATACTGGTAGAGCTATTGATTTAACAACTGGAGATGAAAAAGAGGTTTTGACAGAGAGCTTTGAAAAAACTTATGCTTTTGAATGGTTAACTAAAAATGCATATAAATATGGCTTTAAGTTGAGTTTCCCACGTAATAATGACTATGGGTTTGTATATGAACCATGGCACTGGTGTTATCACAATGAAAAAAGTTAG